One segment of Natronosalvus halobius DNA contains the following:
- a CDS encoding Lrp/AsnC family transcriptional regulator, with the protein MVTAFIMIKANTGEADRLRDNIEEIEGVESAHIVAGDVDIIAKARVKTPAAVKEISATRIQGIQGVEDTQTYIAMD; encoded by the coding sequence ATGGTCACCGCGTTCATCATGATCAAGGCGAATACGGGCGAGGCGGATCGACTCAGGGACAACATCGAAGAGATCGAGGGCGTCGAATCGGCGCACATCGTCGCGGGCGACGTCGACATCATCGCGAAAGCGCGCGTCAAGACGCCCGCTGCAGTGAAGGAAATTTCGGCGACCCGGATCCAGGGCATTCAGGGCGTCGAGGACACGCAGACGTACATCGCGATGGACTGA
- a CDS encoding formate--tetrahydrofolate ligase — MIRTDSQFEAIPSDAEISNAATYRPIQDVAADLGLEPTEIERIGTHKAKVTHEAIQRASAGEQDGRLVLVTAMTPTRAGEGKTVTTVGLGQALGELGENAAVAIRQPSLGPIFGIKGGAAGGGYAQVVPMDEINVHFTGDIHAITVAHNLIAAMLDNHLHQGNEPTIDPDGVVWPRAMDMNDRALRNVVVGLGGSVNGVPREAEFVITAASELMAVVGMASDIPDLKQRVGRVIVASDVDGESVTVDDLEATGAVAAVLRDAIRPNLVQTLAGTPAFVHGGPFANIAHGTSSILADRLALTHAEYVVTEAGFGADLGAEKFFDIVSRNDLEPDAVVLVATVRALEHHGSDGLAGETDDSLGALRAGFENLDHHLDVLEHVGFEPVVAINRFPDDTAAELEAVQAHCRERGVTAEVSDVYRNGGEGGIELARAVRDAADRGAPDFEPLYDLEAAVREKIETIATEVYGADGVEFTAQARTDLEHLAEHGFDDLPVCISKVPSSLSDDPTAFGVPSGWTLSIRRLYPAAGPGFVVALTGDVMTMPGLPAEPAAKALDVRPDGTITGL; from the coding sequence ATGATCAGGACGGATTCACAATTTGAAGCGATACCCAGCGACGCCGAAATCTCCAACGCCGCGACGTATCGTCCCATCCAGGACGTCGCCGCGGATCTCGGCCTCGAGCCGACGGAGATCGAGCGAATCGGGACGCACAAGGCGAAGGTAACCCACGAGGCGATCCAGCGAGCGTCCGCGGGCGAGCAGGACGGGCGACTCGTCCTCGTCACGGCGATGACGCCGACGCGGGCGGGCGAGGGCAAGACCGTGACGACCGTCGGGCTCGGGCAGGCGCTGGGTGAACTCGGCGAGAACGCGGCAGTCGCGATCCGCCAGCCCTCGCTCGGCCCGATTTTCGGTATCAAAGGCGGCGCTGCAGGCGGTGGGTACGCTCAGGTCGTTCCGATGGACGAGATCAACGTTCACTTCACGGGCGACATCCACGCGATCACCGTCGCGCACAACCTCATCGCGGCGATGCTCGACAACCACCTTCACCAGGGAAACGAACCGACCATCGACCCCGATGGGGTCGTCTGGCCGCGAGCGATGGATATGAACGACCGTGCACTCCGGAACGTCGTCGTCGGCCTCGGTGGGTCCGTAAACGGCGTCCCCAGGGAAGCCGAGTTCGTCATCACGGCCGCCTCGGAGCTGATGGCCGTCGTCGGCATGGCGAGCGACATTCCCGACCTCAAACAGCGGGTCGGTCGCGTCATCGTCGCCTCCGACGTCGACGGCGAGTCCGTCACGGTCGACGACCTCGAGGCCACCGGCGCCGTCGCCGCCGTCCTTCGCGACGCCATCAGGCCGAACCTCGTCCAGACCCTCGCCGGGACGCCGGCGTTCGTCCACGGCGGCCCGTTCGCGAACATCGCCCACGGGACGAGCAGCATCCTCGCGGATCGACTCGCGCTCACCCACGCCGAGTACGTCGTCACCGAGGCCGGCTTCGGGGCCGACCTCGGGGCCGAGAAGTTCTTCGACATCGTGTCACGAAACGACCTCGAGCCCGACGCCGTCGTGCTGGTCGCGACGGTTCGCGCCCTGGAACACCACGGGAGCGACGGCCTCGCCGGCGAGACCGACGACTCCCTGGGGGCGCTCCGAGCAGGATTCGAAAATCTTGACCATCATCTGGACGTGCTCGAGCACGTTGGCTTCGAGCCGGTCGTCGCCATCAACCGATTCCCGGACGACACGGCAGCCGAACTCGAGGCCGTGCAGGCACACTGTCGCGAACGCGGCGTCACGGCCGAGGTGTCAGACGTGTACCGGAACGGCGGCGAGGGCGGAATCGAACTCGCCCGCGCCGTCCGCGACGCGGCCGACCGCGGGGCGCCGGACTTCGAGCCGCTGTACGACCTCGAGGCCGCCGTTCGGGAGAAGATCGAGACGATCGCAACCGAGGTATACGGCGCCGACGGCGTCGAATTCACCGCCCAGGCCAGGACGGATCTCGAGCACCTCGCCGAACACGGATTCGACGACCTTCCGGTGTGCATCTCGAAGGTTCCGTCGTCGCTGTCGGACGATCCCACGGCCTTCGGCGTTCCCTCGGGGTGGACGCTTTCGATTCGTCGGCTCTACCCCGCCGCGGGGCCGGGCTTCGTCGTCGCGCTCACCGGCGACGTGATGACGATGCCGGGGCTCCCGGCCGAACCGGCGGCGAAAGCACTCGACGTCCGGCCCGACGGAACGATTACCGGGCTGTGA
- a CDS encoding complex I NDUFA9 subunit family protein, with the protein MNVLVAGGTGFIGTNLCRELRDRGHDVTALARDPNPDSVPEGVETAVGDVSAYDSIVETVADHDAVVNLVSLSVLYQPPSGTSHEEVHFGGTKNLLDAAEEGGVQRFVQMSNMGADPTSDVAFFRAKGMAEDAVRESDLEWTIFCPSVVFGDGGEFVEFTKKLTTPYLTILPGGGNTPFQPIWVGDLVSMLADALEDDRHVGERYEIGGPDVFTLKEVTKLAYRAEGRSVTVFPVPMALAKLGSILVGPVPFVPFGPDQVRSLKLDDTVTNNDVTAFDRTEADLRTLEEYLGLSGSESGSESSPSSHQSEAA; encoded by the coding sequence ATGAACGTACTGGTCGCCGGCGGAACCGGCTTCATTGGCACGAATTTGTGTCGCGAGTTGCGAGACCGCGGCCACGACGTGACTGCACTCGCTCGGGATCCGAACCCCGACTCGGTCCCGGAGGGCGTCGAAACCGCGGTGGGCGACGTGAGTGCGTACGATTCGATCGTCGAGACGGTCGCCGACCACGACGCCGTCGTCAACCTCGTCTCGCTCTCGGTGCTGTATCAGCCGCCGAGCGGAACCAGTCACGAGGAGGTCCACTTCGGCGGGACGAAGAACCTCCTGGACGCGGCCGAGGAGGGAGGTGTGCAGCGGTTCGTCCAGATGAGTAACATGGGAGCGGATCCGACCAGCGACGTCGCCTTCTTCCGCGCGAAAGGAATGGCCGAAGACGCCGTTCGCGAGTCCGACCTCGAGTGGACCATCTTCTGTCCATCCGTCGTCTTCGGCGACGGTGGCGAGTTCGTCGAGTTCACGAAGAAACTGACGACCCCCTACCTCACAATACTGCCAGGCGGGGGAAACACCCCCTTCCAGCCGATCTGGGTTGGCGACCTGGTGTCCATGCTAGCGGACGCGCTCGAGGACGACCGCCATGTCGGCGAGCGCTACGAAATCGGCGGTCCCGACGTGTTCACGCTGAAAGAAGTGACCAAACTGGCCTACAGGGCCGAGGGGCGCTCGGTGACCGTCTTTCCGGTGCCGATGGCGCTGGCGAAGCTGGGATCCATTCTCGTCGGGCCGGTACCGTTTGTCCCGTTCGGACCGGACCAGGTTCGGTCGCTCAAACTCGACGATACCGTCACGAACAACGATGTGACGGCGTTCGACCGAACCGAGGCCGACCTGCGGACGCTCGAGGAGTACCTCGGGCTTTCGGGATCGGAGTCAGGGTCGGAATCGTCACCCTCGAGTCACCAATCGGAAGCCGCCTGA
- a CDS encoding tubulin/FtsZ family protein, protein MKLAMIGFGQAGGKVVDRFLDFDDRTNSGIVRAAIAVNSAKADLIGLENIPQENRVLIGQARVKGHGVGADNELGAEIAEEDIDEVQNAVDAIPTHEVDAFLVVSGMGGGTGSGGAPVLAKHLKRIYTIPVYGLGILPGTDEGGIYTLNAARSFQTFVREVDNLLVFDNDSWRQTGESVEGGYDQINEEIVRRFGILFGAGEVGEGQEVAESVVDSSEIINTLSGGGVSTVGYASEDVELNTSGGLLSRFTGGGAGADDGLDAANTTNRITSLVRKAALGRLTLPCEIEGAERALLVLSGPSEYLNRKGIERGRKWLEEETGSMEVRGGDYPQNVPEVSAAILLSGVTNVPRIKRLQQVAIEAQDNMEDIESQSKENLETLVEDDEDELEPLF, encoded by the coding sequence ATGAAGTTGGCGATGATTGGATTCGGACAGGCCGGTGGGAAGGTCGTCGATCGATTTCTCGATTTCGACGACCGGACCAACAGCGGAATCGTCCGTGCGGCGATCGCTGTAAACTCCGCGAAAGCGGACCTCATCGGACTCGAGAATATACCCCAGGAGAATCGCGTGCTCATCGGCCAGGCCCGGGTAAAGGGCCACGGCGTGGGCGCAGACAACGAACTCGGCGCGGAAATCGCCGAGGAAGACATCGACGAGGTGCAAAACGCCGTCGACGCCATCCCGACTCACGAGGTCGACGCGTTCCTCGTCGTTTCGGGCATGGGCGGCGGCACGGGTTCGGGCGGCGCGCCCGTCCTCGCGAAGCACCTCAAACGTATCTACACGATCCCCGTCTACGGTCTGGGCATCCTACCCGGGACGGACGAGGGTGGCATCTACACGCTGAACGCCGCCCGTTCGTTCCAGACGTTCGTCCGCGAGGTCGACAACCTGCTCGTCTTCGACAACGACTCCTGGCGACAGACCGGCGAGTCCGTCGAGGGCGGCTACGATCAGATCAACGAGGAGATCGTCCGTCGCTTCGGCATCCTCTTCGGTGCCGGCGAGGTTGGCGAGGGCCAGGAAGTCGCCGAGAGCGTCGTCGACTCCTCGGAGATCATCAACACCCTCTCGGGTGGCGGCGTCTCGACGGTCGGGTACGCCTCCGAGGACGTCGAACTCAACACCAGTGGTGGGCTCCTCTCTCGATTTACCGGCGGTGGCGCCGGCGCCGACGACGGCCTCGACGCGGCCAACACGACCAACCGCATCACGAGCCTCGTCCGCAAGGCCGCCCTCGGCCGCCTGACCCTGCCCTGCGAGATCGAGGGCGCCGAGCGCGCCCTGCTCGTCCTCTCCGGCCCCAGCGAGTACCTGAACCGGAAAGGCATCGAGCGCGGGCGGAAGTGGCTCGAGGAGGAAACCGGCAGCATGGAGGTCCGCGGCGGGGACTACCCCCAGAACGTCCCCGAAGTGTCGGCGGCGATCTTGCTCTCGGGCGTGACGAACGTCCCGCGAATCAAGCGCCTCCAGCAGGTAGCCATCGAGGCCCAGGACAACATGGAGGACATCGAGTCCCAGAGCAAGGAGAACCTCGAGACCCTCGTCGAGGACGACGAGGACGAACTCGAGCCGCTGTTCTGA
- the cofC gene encoding 2-phospho-L-lactate guanylyltransferase, with protein sequence MQVVVPFADESPKSRLAPVLEREERRRLARAMIADVCSTLRAVGRDPTILATEPLSASTLNALDDPEVNVIVDDQALSPAVNAVLESVDHTVAIVMADLALATPAALETLFETPGDVVVAPGRGGGTNALVVRHPEFRTDYHGASILDHREQAREIGTTLETVDSFRLATDIDEPADLVEGWLHGGGHTRAALEAFGFDLEMTEGRVRLVR encoded by the coding sequence ATGCAGGTCGTCGTTCCATTCGCCGACGAATCCCCCAAGTCCCGCCTCGCGCCCGTCCTCGAGCGCGAGGAGCGACGACGACTCGCCCGAGCGATGATCGCCGACGTCTGCTCGACGCTCCGAGCGGTGGGTCGAGACCCGACGATTCTCGCGACGGAGCCACTTTCGGCGTCGACGCTGAACGCGCTCGACGATCCCGAAGTGAACGTGATCGTCGACGACCAGGCGCTCTCGCCCGCGGTCAACGCCGTCCTCGAGTCCGTTGACCACACGGTCGCGATCGTCATGGCAGATCTGGCGCTCGCGACGCCCGCGGCACTCGAGACGCTGTTCGAGACGCCCGGCGACGTAGTCGTCGCACCGGGACGCGGCGGCGGCACGAACGCGCTCGTCGTTCGTCACCCCGAGTTCCGCACGGACTACCACGGCGCGTCCATTCTAGACCACCGGGAGCAGGCCCGCGAAATCGGGACGACCCTGGAGACGGTCGACTCCTTCCGGCTGGCGACCGACATCGACGAGCCGGCGGACCTGGTCGAGGGATGGCTCCACGGTGGCGGCCACACGCGAGCGGCGCTCGAGGCGTTCGGCTTCGACCTCGAGATGACCGAGGGGCGAGTTCGGCTGGTTCGGTAG
- a CDS encoding DUF7563 family protein produces MPKCQNCGAFVTDAYARVFTPRNVDDPRVCPECTDKIRDGAEIRRARSPRNN; encoded by the coding sequence ATGCCGAAATGCCAGAACTGCGGTGCGTTCGTGACGGACGCGTATGCGAGAGTGTTTACCCCTCGGAACGTCGACGACCCGCGCGTCTGTCCGGAGTGTACCGACAAGATACGCGACGGCGCGGAGATTCGTCGGGCCCGCTCGCCACGGAATAATTGA
- the ubaA gene encoding SAMP-activating enzyme E1, translated as MSDLRLDPTQLDRYSRHVIMDEVGPEGQQRLLEGSVLVVGAGGLGSPAIQYLAAAGIGRLGIVDDDIVDRSNLQRQIVHGDDDVGRPKVDSAADYVTQLNPDVTVEKHEQRLTQTNVADLVADYDVVLDASDNFATRYLLNDHCVLTGTPLSHGAIYRFEGQITTFDNRNRGTETESTPPCYRCLFPEAPEPGTVPDCATTGVLGVLPGTVGCIQATEVVKLLLETGETLEGRLLLYDAMGMTFETVELRHNPDCPVCGEEPAIESVRDASYEETCSLPAE; from the coding sequence ATGAGCGACCTTCGCCTCGACCCCACCCAGCTCGACCGCTACTCGAGACACGTCATCATGGACGAAGTCGGCCCCGAAGGCCAGCAACGGCTGCTCGAGGGGTCGGTCCTGGTCGTCGGGGCGGGTGGCCTCGGGTCGCCAGCAATTCAGTACCTCGCCGCGGCGGGCATCGGTCGGCTCGGCATCGTCGACGACGACATCGTCGATCGGTCGAACCTCCAGCGCCAGATCGTCCACGGCGACGACGATGTGGGCCGACCGAAGGTGGACAGCGCGGCCGACTACGTCACGCAACTCAACCCGGACGTCACCGTCGAGAAACACGAGCAACGCCTCACCCAGACGAACGTCGCGGATCTGGTCGCCGACTACGACGTCGTCCTGGACGCTAGTGACAACTTCGCGACCCGGTACCTCCTCAACGATCACTGCGTCCTGACCGGGACGCCACTCTCTCACGGCGCGATTTACCGATTCGAGGGACAGATCACGACGTTCGACAACCGAAACCGCGGGACGGAGACGGAATCGACGCCGCCGTGTTACCGCTGTCTCTTCCCGGAAGCGCCCGAACCCGGAACGGTTCCCGACTGCGCGACGACCGGCGTGCTCGGCGTCCTGCCAGGAACCGTCGGCTGCATCCAGGCGACCGAGGTCGTAAAGCTCCTCCTCGAAACGGGCGAGACGCTCGAGGGACGCCTCTTGCTGTACGATGCGATGGGAATGACCTTCGAGACCGTCGAACTCAGGCACAATCCGGACTGCCCAGTTTGTGGCGAAGAGCCCGCTATCGAGTCGGTTCGTGACGCGAGCTACGAAGAAACCTGTTCGCTACCGGCCGAGTAA
- the tmk gene encoding dTMP kinase, which yields MLVTLEGLDGTGKTTVWEALHDVYPDATFTREPTSGETGSWYGEAVYRSIQDDDADSLAELFLYTADHADHLSRVIEPALERGDLVISDRYSDSRYAYQGATLEGQVTRPMEYIVGIHRAFTIDPDLTIYLDLDPETAAARAGATNKFEHAAYLSQVRANYERLLENEPDRFVRVDASQPPEDVLEAVESVLADRLEADAR from the coding sequence ATGTTGGTCACGCTCGAGGGACTGGACGGCACCGGCAAGACGACGGTCTGGGAGGCTTTACACGACGTCTATCCAGACGCGACGTTCACCCGGGAACCGACGTCGGGCGAGACGGGATCCTGGTACGGGGAAGCCGTCTACCGCTCGATCCAGGACGACGATGCCGACTCCCTCGCGGAACTCTTCCTGTACACCGCCGACCACGCCGACCACCTCTCGCGCGTGATCGAACCCGCCCTCGAGCGTGGCGACCTGGTCATCTCCGACCGGTACTCGGACTCGCGCTACGCCTACCAGGGGGCGACCCTCGAGGGGCAAGTCACCCGACCGATGGAGTACATCGTGGGCATCCACCGGGCGTTCACGATCGACCCGGACCTGACGATCTATCTCGACCTCGATCCGGAGACGGCCGCCGCTCGAGCGGGCGCGACGAACAAGTTCGAACACGCCGCGTACCTCTCGCAGGTACGGGCGAACTACGAGCGCCTGCTCGAGAACGAACCCGACCGGTTCGTCCGGGTCGACGCCAGCCAGCCCCCGGAGGACGTCCTCGAGGCCGTCGAGTCGGTGCTGGCGGACCGCCTCGAAGCGGACGCGCGCTGA
- a CDS encoding HVO_0416 family zinc finger protein, giving the protein MASSPNGAGDDVFDQFLADNGHTTERAGWERDYNKKQCPDCGGLHDTSATTCTVCGWDPRP; this is encoded by the coding sequence ATGGCATCATCACCCAACGGTGCCGGAGACGACGTTTTCGACCAGTTCCTCGCCGACAACGGCCATACGACGGAGCGGGCGGGCTGGGAACGTGATTACAACAAGAAGCAGTGTCCGGATTGCGGCGGCCTTCACGATACGTCCGCGACGACCTGTACCGTCTGTGGGTGGGATCCGCGGCCGTAG
- the cofG gene encoding 7,8-didemethyl-8-hydroxy-5-deazariboflavin synthase subunit CofG, whose translation MIPGTAEYDVEVSIAESEIERLLQVTPSDVEPAPELSFCRNVFIPLTTACRYTCTYCTYFDPPGQASLLSLQEVRDICRRGSDAGCTEALFTFGDDPDDRYTRIHNQLADWGHDSIHDYLRAACEAALEEGLLPHSNPGDQTLEQMAKVADVNASMGVMLETTADVDAHAGARRKLPGQRLRTIRNAGELDVAFTTGILVGIGESWRDRAESLLAIRELHERYDHVQEVIVQPVANNERWTDGSPGLETMRRVTAMARVALPEEVSVQVPPNLAPARDLVDCGIDDLGGVSPVTDDHINPDYAWPALDELEAVAEHAGVPLRERLPIYERFLPAGMRSADFDGVLADGVDGIQASGVDDGVKRASDAHGRAWLSSTIRQALEADDDAGRRFRATLE comes from the coding sequence ATGATTCCGGGGACAGCGGAGTACGACGTCGAGGTGTCCATCGCCGAATCCGAGATCGAGCGCCTGCTTCAGGTGACGCCGAGCGACGTCGAACCCGCCCCCGAACTCTCGTTCTGTCGGAACGTGTTCATCCCGCTCACGACCGCCTGCCGGTACACCTGCACCTACTGCACGTACTTCGACCCGCCGGGCCAGGCCTCGCTCCTCTCGCTCCAGGAGGTCCGCGACATCTGCCGACGAGGGTCAGACGCCGGCTGTACCGAGGCACTGTTCACGTTCGGTGACGACCCCGACGATCGGTACACACGGATTCACAACCAGCTCGCCGACTGGGGCCACGACTCGATCCACGACTACCTGCGGGCGGCCTGCGAGGCCGCTCTCGAGGAAGGACTGCTCCCGCACTCGAACCCCGGCGATCAGACACTCGAGCAGATGGCCAAGGTGGCGGACGTGAACGCGAGCATGGGTGTGATGCTCGAGACGACGGCCGACGTAGACGCCCACGCGGGGGCGCGACGAAAGCTACCCGGCCAGCGCCTGCGGACGATTCGGAACGCGGGCGAACTCGACGTGGCGTTCACGACCGGGATCCTGGTCGGCATCGGAGAGTCCTGGCGTGACCGCGCCGAGAGCCTGCTCGCGATTCGCGAACTGCACGAACGCTACGATCACGTCCAGGAGGTGATCGTCCAGCCCGTCGCAAACAACGAGCGCTGGACGGACGGGTCGCCCGGCCTCGAGACGATGCGTCGGGTGACGGCGATGGCGCGGGTCGCCCTCCCCGAGGAAGTGTCGGTCCAGGTGCCCCCGAACCTCGCCCCCGCCCGGGATCTGGTCGACTGCGGCATCGACGACCTCGGCGGCGTCTCGCCGGTGACCGACGACCACATCAACCCGGACTACGCCTGGCCCGCGCTGGACGAACTCGAGGCCGTCGCCGAGCATGCCGGCGTTCCGCTCCGCGAACGGCTACCGATCTACGAGCGGTTCCTGCCTGCCGGGATGCGAAGTGCCGATTTCGACGGGGTCCTGGCCGACGGGGTCGACGGAATACAGGCCAGCGGCGTCGACGACGGAGTGAAGCGAGCGAGCGACGCCCACGGTCGAGCGTGGCTCTCCTCAACGATTCGGCAGGCTCTCGAGGCCGACGACGACGCCGGGCGCCGCTTTCGAGCGACGCTCGAGTAG
- a CDS encoding dihydrolipoyl dehydrogenase: MQEFDFLVVGSGSGLDVANAAVNQGQSVAVVEKGRLGGTCLSRGCIPSKMLLYHADVLETIESADEFGIDATVDDVDFAGIVREVNEDVKADAESIRRGLRSSSDHALFEAEGRFVDDRTLEISGGEDDGERLRADTILIAAGTRPTIPPIEGIQDVEYLTSTEALRLERPPEHLVIVGGGYVAAELGHFFDTFGSDVTIVGRRPLLLPEADDEVAEAFTDRFDDRFTVYTGHEATAVSASDGQITVEAKPYEYGDGLLEDAQPVTATGDALLVAAGRRPNTDTLNLEATGVETDARGFVETDKYLRTAAEGVWALGDIVGEFLLKHSANHEAQAVARNLFGDELQPVDYDAMPFAVFTSPEVAGVGAREADLRDDGREYATNTYRYEDTARGAAMKAEGFVKVLIDLEGTILGCHIVGPDASTLIQEVVVAMKSGSGTVQDVRSAVHVHPALPEVVQRAFAGQFARGDSHDHDAQSDHHHGHGDDHRDDHQDDHGDDHQDDHDSDHQH; this comes from the coding sequence ATGCAGGAGTTTGACTTTCTCGTCGTTGGATCGGGTTCGGGCCTCGACGTGGCGAACGCAGCCGTCAACCAGGGACAGTCCGTTGCCGTGGTCGAGAAGGGGCGTCTCGGCGGGACGTGTCTCAGTCGTGGTTGCATTCCCTCGAAGATGTTGCTCTATCACGCCGACGTCCTCGAGACGATCGAGTCCGCCGACGAGTTCGGGATCGACGCGACCGTCGACGACGTCGACTTCGCCGGTATCGTCCGCGAGGTCAACGAAGACGTGAAAGCGGACGCCGAATCGATCCGCCGCGGCCTGCGCTCCTCGTCTGATCACGCCCTGTTCGAGGCCGAGGGACGATTCGTCGACGACCGAACGCTCGAGATCTCCGGCGGCGAGGATGACGGCGAACGCCTCCGGGCCGACACGATCCTCATCGCGGCCGGGACTCGCCCGACAATCCCGCCGATCGAGGGCATTCAGGACGTCGAGTACCTGACCAGTACCGAGGCGCTGCGCCTCGAGCGTCCACCGGAACACCTGGTGATCGTCGGAGGCGGGTACGTCGCGGCCGAACTTGGCCACTTCTTCGACACGTTCGGCAGCGACGTGACGATCGTCGGGAGGCGGCCGTTGCTCCTCCCCGAGGCCGACGACGAGGTCGCCGAGGCGTTCACCGACCGATTCGACGACCGGTTCACCGTCTACACCGGCCACGAGGCGACCGCCGTCTCGGCCTCCGACGGTCAGATCACCGTCGAGGCGAAGCCCTACGAGTACGGCGATGGACTCCTCGAGGACGCTCAGCCGGTGACCGCCACCGGCGACGCGCTGTTGGTCGCCGCCGGTCGCCGACCGAACACGGACACTCTGAACCTCGAGGCGACGGGCGTCGAGACGGATGCTCGAGGCTTCGTCGAGACCGACAAGTACCTGCGGACGGCCGCCGAGGGCGTCTGGGCGCTCGGCGACATCGTCGGCGAGTTCCTGCTGAAACACAGCGCGAACCACGAAGCCCAGGCGGTCGCCCGCAACCTCTTCGGGGACGAACTCCAGCCGGTCGATTACGACGCGATGCCGTTCGCCGTCTTCACGTCCCCCGAAGTCGCCGGTGTCGGCGCTCGCGAGGCCGACCTCCGGGACGACGGTCGGGAGTACGCGACGAACACGTACCGCTACGAGGACACCGCCCGCGGCGCGGCGATGAAAGCCGAGGGGTTCGTGAAGGTGCTCATCGATCTCGAGGGAACGATCCTGGGGTGTCACATCGTAGGGCCGGACGCCTCGACGCTGATCCAGGAGGTCGTCGTCGCGATGAAGTCCGGTTCGGGGACGGTCCAGGACGTTCGGAGTGCGGTCCACGTTCACCCGGCGCTCCCCGAGGTCGTCCAGCGCGCGTTTGCTGGGCAGTTCGCCCGAGGTGACAGCCACGATCACGATGCCCAATCCGACCATCATCACGGTCACGGTGACGATCACCGAGACGATCATCAAGACGATCACGGTGACGACCACCAGGACGATCACGACTCCGACCATCAACACTAA
- the pdhA gene encoding pyruvate dehydrogenase (acetyl-transferring) E1 component subunit alpha, with amino-acid sequence MHRIIGEYDLEETPFGETEALACYRDLVRTRRFDERALALQRRGWMSGYPPYKGQEASQVGAAHALDEDDWVVPTYRSNALQIAHGVPMSDIFLFRRGHPEYTSNHDLNVFPQAVPIATQIPHAAGLGMAANYRASDEAVLCYFGDGATSEGDFHEGLNFAGVFDAPTVFFCENNDWAISLPREKQTASATIAQKAEAYGFAGVQVDGNDPLAVLGVTKRALERARDGEPILVESLTYRQGAHTTSDDPSRYRDDREDLPEWRTADPLERYETYLREQGVLDDDVVESVREDVEAEVEAAVETAEEAPAPDPSDVFESVYDEPTPRLEDQRAWLEGFLADHDVQELEH; translated from the coding sequence ATGCACCGAATCATCGGGGAGTACGACCTCGAGGAGACGCCGTTTGGCGAGACGGAGGCGCTCGCGTGTTACCGGGATCTGGTCCGGACGCGACGCTTCGACGAGCGGGCGCTGGCCCTCCAGCGCCGGGGCTGGATGAGTGGCTACCCGCCCTACAAGGGGCAAGAGGCCTCGCAGGTGGGGGCCGCCCACGCCCTCGACGAGGACGACTGGGTCGTCCCGACCTACCGTTCGAACGCGCTCCAGATCGCCCACGGCGTCCCGATGAGCGACATCTTCCTCTTTCGGCGGGGCCACCCCGAGTACACCTCGAACCACGACCTCAACGTATTCCCGCAGGCGGTCCCCATCGCGACTCAGATTCCCCACGCGGCAGGGCTGGGGATGGCCGCGAACTACCGCGCGTCCGACGAGGCCGTCCTCTGTTACTTCGGCGACGGCGCCACGAGCGAGGGCGACTTCCACGAGGGACTCAACTTCGCGGGCGTCTTCGACGCGCCAACGGTTTTCTTCTGTGAGAACAACGACTGGGCGATTTCGCTCCCCCGGGAGAAACAGACCGCGAGCGCCACCATCGCCCAGAAGGCCGAGGCCTACGGCTTCGCCGGCGTCCAGGTCGACGGGAACGACCCGCTGGCCGTCCTGGGCGTCACGAAGCGCGCCCTCGAGCGCGCCCGCGACGGCGAACCGATCCTCGTCGAGAGCCTGACCTACCGCCAGGGCGCCCACACGACCAGCGACGACCCCTCGCGGTATCGCGACGACCGCGAGGACCTCCCCGAGTGGCGAACCGCTGACCCGCTCGAGCGCTACGAAACGTATCTCCGCGAGCAGGGCGTCCTGGACGACGACGTCGTCGAGTCGGTCCGCGAGGACGTCGAGGCCGAAGTCGAGGCGGCCGTCGAGACGGCCGAGGAGGCGCCGGCCCCCGATCCGTCGGACGTGTTCGAATCCGTCTACGACGAGCCGACGCCCCGGCTCGAGGACCAGCGCGCCTGGCTCGAGGGCTTTCTCGCCGACCACGACGTGCAGGAACTCGAGCACTAA